Part of the Terriglobales bacterium genome is shown below.
CGAGGACATCACGGTGGACTACGAGCCGGGCTCGACCACCGAGGTCACCATGCACGACGGCTCGCGCCTGCTGCTGCGCAAGCTGGAAGAGGACTACGACCCGACCAACCGCATCGAAGCCGTCAAGCGCCTGATGCAGGCGCACGACAAGGGCGAGGTCCTCACCGGCCTGTTCTACATCAACACCAAGGCGCCGAGCTTCCTGGAGATGCTGCACATGACCGAGAAGCCCCTGGCGACCCTGCCGGAGTCGGTCACCAAGCCGCCCAAGTCGGTGCTCGACGAGGTGATGGAGTCGCTGAAGTAAGTCTTCAGACTTCAGTCTTCAGTCTTCGCCAAAACAAAACCCTCCATTGCGGAGGGTTTTGATTTTCCCTGAAGTCTGAGGTCTGAAGTCTGAAGTCTACGCGGCGACGTCCTCATCCTTCTTCTTGTCGCCCTGCTGCGCGTGGCCGGGCTCCTTCACCTCGGGCTCTTCGGAGGGCTGGTCGGGGCCGCCCTCGACGGCGGGCTTCTTGTCGGCGCCGACGCCGCGGCGCTCCGGGTCGCGGCCGCCGCCGAAGCGCGTGTCCTGGTCCTTGCGGTTGCGCTCCTTGAACTGCCCCTGGTGCTCGGGCGTCTCGCCGGGCTCGGGGAAGTCGCTATCGGATGACTTGATCAGCGGGTCCTGGTCGCGATGCCCCAGCTGGCCGTTCATGGAGGTCATCGCCTTCTCACCCAAGGCTTCGTCTTCGGTGGCGCCCTTGCGCAGGTCGTTGTCGTTGTTCTGGTCGGTCGGTGTCATGGCCCTAGTAGAGATTCCGTGCGCGGGGCGGGTGTTGCATCCCCGCAGTTCCAGGTTTCGGGTTCCAAGTTTCGAGAAGGCGGCTGACGGGAAACCCGAAACTGGAAACTCGAAACCTGTAATAGAATCGCGCCACGCCAATGAGCACACCCGGGCCACTGTTCCGCCCCTACGACAAGCTCGTCAAGATCACGGTGAAGGGCCGCGTGGTCGAGGTCCCCGACAACAACATGGTGCTGCGGGCGCTGCAGTACGTGGCGCAGGAGAACATCGCCTACGGGCGCTTCTGCTGGAACGAGGAGTGCCAGTACTGCCGCATCACCTTCGACATGGGCGAAGGGACGCCGTCGCACACCGCCATCTCGTGCAAGCTAATGGTGAAGGACGGCATGCGCATCACGCAGATGGACACCGAGCTGCGCTACTGCCTGCGCGACGTCGAAGGCGCCGAGGCGAAAAAGCCTTAACCACAAAGGACACGAAGGCAGCACAAAGATCCTCATGGAGGTCCTTGGTGAGACCTTCGTGTCCTTTGTGGTGAGCTTTACCGCGGCGCGGTGCGCTTGGGGCTGGGCTTCCTCGAGACCCCGAGCTGCGCGAGCCGCTGCTGCGCCTGCGCGGCCTCGCTCGACCGCGGATAGCGCGCGATCAGGCTCTGCAGCTCCTTCACCCCGGCGTCGCGCTGGCCTAGTTCCAGTAGCGCGTAGCCCTTGCGCAATTGCGCCGAGGCTACCTTGTTTCCCCCGGGGTACTGCTCGATCACCTTGTCGTAATCCTGCACCGCGGCCTGGAAGTTCCCCTGCTTGTACTCGATGTCGGCGACGTAGAACTGCGCGTTGCCGGCGAGCTCGTTGTCGGGGTAGAACTTCAGGAAGTCGCGGAACTCCTGGTCGGCGAGCTGCAGCTTGTTGGCGGTCATGTCGCGCAGCGCGCTCTGGTAGAGGACGTCGGGCGGCGGCGCCTGGTTGGCGCCCTGCGGCAGCGCCTGCAGGTTCTGCTGCTGCTGTCCCATCTGGTCGAGTTGCGTCTGCATCTTGGCGAGCCGCGCCTTCAGCTCGTCCACCGAATCGTGCAGCGCCTGGATCTGCTGCGAGACCTGGTCGGTCCGGGCGCCGGCGTCGTTGGACTGCTGCTGCAGCGACTTGGTCAGCGTCTCGACGTTGGCGTTGAGCCGGTTCATGTTGTCGGTGGACTGCTCGATCAGGTTCTTCATCACGCCCATGCGCTCGTCGAACGACTGCTGCATGCGCGCCATCGAGTCCTGCAGGTTCTGCACCTGCGTCTGGAGCTGGACCATGTCCTTGTTGGCGGCGAAGGCGGGCGCGGCCAGCGCCACGATCAGTAGGGAAGTGAATAGTCTTTTCATAGCTTTCTCGGTTAGATGCAGAACTCCTGCCGGTCGTGATTTGAAAAGGTAGGGGCCGGCGACCCCGCCGGCCCGTGCACCGGCGCGTCGCCGGCGCCTACCTCAGGTTGGTTACTTGTTCAGGACGTAGTGCCCGCGGCGGTTCTGCTGCCAGCACGTCTCGTTCGACTCGTTGCAGAACGGCTTCTCTTTGCCGAAGGTGACGGTCCGCAGGTTGCCGGCGCTCACGCCCTGCTGCACGAGGGCGTTCTTCACCGCCTCGGCGCGGTTGGTGCCGAGCGTCAGGTTGTACTCGATGGAGCCGCGCTCGTCGCAGTGGCCCTCGATGGTCACCTTCCAGTTGGGGCGCGTCTTCAGGAACGAGGCCGCCGCGGCGATCGCGCTCTGCTGGTCCGCGCGGATCTCGTAGCTGTCGTAGTCGAAGAAGACGTCCTTCACGTTCTGCTGGAAGAGCTGCTCGTCGGTGAGGGAGATCTCCTGCCGGGGCGCCGGCTGGGCCACGGTGACGCGTGCGGTGGCCTCCTGCGCGCCGCCCGCGCCCTTCGCCGTCAGGCGGTAGGTGGTGGACTGCACCGGCGAGACCTGGCGCGAGCCGCTCGGCTCGACCGGCCCGATGCCTTCGATGGAGACGTCGGTGGCGTTCTCGGTGCGCCACGTGAGCGTGGTCGCCTGCCCGGCTTCGATGGCGTCCGGATTCGCCGAGAGTGAAGCGGTAGGCGCGGGCGGCGGCGGCGGCGGCGGCGCCGTCTGCACCGGCTTCTTCTTGCAGCCCACTACCAGCACTGCCGCCAGCAGCGCCAACAGGATCACGGAACTCTTCTTCGTGTATGTCACTTCATCCTCCCAAAAGTGCTGCGCAACAAACCCGTCGCTCGACTACTTCCAGCTCCAATTCGGCTGGGTGTTCGACCCGGAACTCGTCAAAGCATGTTGCCTGGTGCCGTCGGCCAGCATGGTCCAAATCTGGTCGGACCCGCCGCGGCGCGACTGAAAGACGATGTGGCGGCCGTCGGGCGACCAGGAGGGGAAGTCGTTCATCCCCTCGTGTGTGAGCTGGACCCACTGCCTGGTAGTGACGTCCATAATATAAATGTCCTGGCCGCCGGGTGCGCCGGGACCGTAATTCCGGCGCCACGCGAAGGCCAACAGCTGGCCGTTGGGCGACCACGCCGGCGAGACCGCATAGCCCTGCTCGGTGAGCCGCTGCACGTTGGCGCCGTCGGCGTCCATTACGTAGATCTGCGGCAGGCCGGTGCGGCCGCTCACCCACGCGACCTGCCCTCCGGACTTGCGGTTGATGGTGGGCTGGCCGTCGGGACCGCGGTAGGCGGTCAGCCGGCGGGGGTTGCTGCCGCTGGCCTCCGCCATGAAGATCTCGGGATCGCCGCCGCGGGACGAGGACGAGAACAGCAGCTTGCCGTCGGGCGTCCAGGAGGGCGCGGTGTTCGCCCCGCCGAGCCGCGCAAAGGCGACGCGGCGTCCCAGCTCGAGCGAGTACATGGCGAGGTCGGCGTTGCCGCTGGTGAACGAGACGTAGGCCACGCGCGCGCCGTCGGGCGAGACGGCGGGCGAGAGCGCGATGGAACCGTCCTTGGTCAGGCGCGTCTGGCCCTGGCCGTCGTAGTCCATCATCCAGACTTCTTTGTTGCCGGTGCGGTTGGAGATGAAGAAGATCTTGGTCTCGGCGATGCCGTTGATGCCGCCGCCCAGCCGCAGGATGATCTCGTTGGCGAAGCGGTGCGCAATCAGCCGCGCGTTCTGCTGGGTCGCCTTCTCGCGGTACTGCTTGCCCAGCACCTGCGGCGACTGCGGGTTCTTCACGTCGTAGAGCCAGCCCAGCACGGCGACGTCGTCGCCGGAGACGTTCAGGTTGCCGAAGGCGAGCATGTTGGCGTTGGGCGGCGGATTGCCCCAGGCGTCGAGCCGGACCTCGCTCGGCTGTCCGGGCTGCGCCAGCGGATAGAAGCTCTTCGAGACCATGTCGAAGATGCCGGCCTGGTCGAGGTCGTTCCACAGCGTGTCGTTGAACGTCTTGTTCAACTCCGCGGCGCGCGGGTCCGCGCCCGCCTTGAAGTCCGCCGCCGCCAACCGGATCTTCTCGACGCCGAGCCCGGTGCCGGTCTTGATCCAATCGGTCTGAGCTGCGAGCAGGGCCTGCATCGCCATTACTACGAGAAGGATGAGAACTGATTTCCGCATTTCCTCGGTGTCCTTTGTGTCCTCTGCGGTCGTTATCTTCGGTAATCGAACCAGAACTCGACGGAGACTTTGTTGCCCGGGTAGTCCGGCGGCAGCGGGCCGAAGGTGTCGATGCGCTGGATGGCGCGGGTGGCGCTGATGTCCAGCGACGGGATACCGCTCGACTGCTCTACCTGCACGTTCGAGGGCTCGCCCGAGCGCGCGATGTCGAACGTGATGTACACGCGCCGCGCGGTCGAGATGCTCGGGTCCACCTCATACTTCAACCAGTTCTCCGACACTTTGTTGCGCACGATCTGCACGTACCAGGCGTAGCGCGAGCCGAAGTCCCCGCCGCCGCCGGTGAAGCCGAAGCCGCCCTTCGCGCCGCCGGAGTTGAACACGCCGTACGGCCCGCTCACCGGGCCGCCCTGGCCGAACGGGATCTGGTTGCTCGCCGCCTGCTGCGGCTTCTTCGGCGGCTCGGTGGGCTTGGCGCGCTCGCTCACCTTCTTCGCCGTCTTGTCGGGGATGGGGATGGCTTCCGGCGTGGGCTTCTCGACTTCCTTGGGCAGCGACTCCGACAGGCCCTTCGACTCGTTGGCGAGCACGTTCTCGGTCTCGACCTGGGGAGCGGGCAATGGGATCGACGCGTTGGAGACGAGCGTGGCGCTCATCGCGCCGCCGCCGCCGCCCAGGCCGCCCCAGTTCTCGCCGTGGGTCTCGCCCGCCAGCCAGGCGTACGCGAACATGGAACCGATGAGCGCAAAGTGGAAGGCGGTCGAGAGCGCCAGCGGCTGCTTCCAGCCTTCCTGGTCAACGTAGATATCTTCGCGAACCATCTTCAACGATCGCGGAACTGCCGAACGGCCGAACTGCCGAGTCGAGATTCGGCGCTTCCGCGGTTCGGCAGTTCGGCAGTTGCGTGTGCCGCAATCACTTTCCGCCTTCCTTCAGCGGCTCCGTCACGATGCTTACGTTGGTGATGCCAGAACTCTTGACCGCGTCCATCACGGTGGCGAAGGCGCCGAAGGGTACGTTCTCATCAGCGCGCAGGTAGATGGACTGATGTTCGGGGTCGCGCACCTTCTGGCGCAGCTTGGCGGCGATCTCGTTGATGTTCACCGTGTCGTTGCCGAGATAGACGCGCTGCTGCTTGTCGATGGAGATGACGATGCGTTCCTCGGTGATCTCCTTCACCGTCTTCGTCTTCGGCACGGCGACCTCGATGCCCGACTGCAGCACCGGCGCGGTGATCATGAAGATGATGAGCAGCACCAGCACCACGTCCACGAAGGGGGTGACGTTGATCTCCGAGAGCGAGGTCTGCGTGCGGCCCTGCGGGGTGGTGAACGCCATTACTGGCCCTCCCCGCCACGGTCGACGGTGTTGAGGAACTCGGCGGCGAAATCGTCCATGCGCGCGCCGAACTCGCGCAGCGAGTGCGCGAAGGCGTTGTACGCGATGACCGCGGGGATGGCGGCGAACAGGCCGGCGGCGGTCGTGATGAGCGCCTCCGAGATGCCGGGCGCGACCGCGCGCAGCGTGGCCGCGCCCGCCGTGCCCAGGCCGTGGAAGGCGTCGATGATGCCCCACACCGTGCCGAACAGCCCGATGAACGGAGTGACGGCGCCGGTGGTCGCCAGCAACGGCAGGCGGCGCTCCATGCGCGTCAGTTCTTCCGAGGCCGCGATCTGCGTGGCGCGCTGCACGGCGTCGAGCGAGCGCAGGCGGCCGCCGGGATTCGTCTGCCGCTTGTACTCGCGGTATCCGTAATCAAAGACGGCGACCAGCGGGCTGGGCGTGAACTGCTCGGCCACCGCCGCCACGTCCTCCAGCCGCTGCGATTTGCGGAACATGCGGACGAAGCGGCCGCTCTGCGAGCGCGCGCGCCGCAACGCCGCCCATTTCGACAGGATGATCGCCCACGACAACAGGCTGAAGAGGAAGAGGATGACGAGGACGAGCTTGGCTACCGGACCGCTCTGCGCGATGAGATTGACGATCTCGCCGCCAGGAACAAGGATTGCCATCCGCGAACAGACTCCGTGATTTGGCGTTCAACGAAGCAGGCCAGTCCTGACCGTAGCACTTAGCCAGAGGAGCGTCAACGCTCCGGCGGCAGGTTTTCGCTAGAATGCGGCCACGATGAGGCGCCTTCTTTGGGTCTGCATGTTGTTGCTGGTCGCGGTGCCGGCGGTGGCGCACCCCGGCTGGGGCATCGTGCGCGACGCGCGCGGCAACGTCTTCTTCACCGACCTGAAGCAGGTCTGGATGCTCTCTGCTGCCGGCGCGCTCTCGGTCGCCGTCCCACGCGTGCACACGCATGAGCTGGTGCTCGACAAGGACGGGAACCTCTACGGCGAGAACCTCACCTACGACGGCGCGCGCAACCAATGGCACAACTACTTCTGGAAGCGGACGCCGAGCGGCGAGCTGGCGACCACCGTGCCCGACGGCGAAGTCTTGCGCGGTTTCAGCCTGCTGAAGGATGCGGCCGGCAACATGTACTCCATCGAGCAGAACAACCACGCGCGCACTCGCACCCTGCTGCTCAAGCGCGCACCGCGGGGCGAGGCGCAGGAGTTCGCCGGCGGCGCCTTCGGCATCAAGGACGGCACAGGCAAAGACGCGCAGCTCTCCAGCGTGGGCGGCGTGGATGTGCTGCCGGACGGCACCATCTACCTGGTCGACGGCGCAACGCTGCGCAAAGTGACTCCGGACGGCCAGGTCACGACGCTCGCACGCGGGCTCGACCGGCCGCGCAAGCTGATCCAGGGCACCGCGGGTCTGGCGAACGCGTTCTTCGGTGTGCGCCACGACGGCGAGGGAAGTGTCTACGTCGCCGACTACGACAACCGGCGCGTGCTGAAGCTCTCGGCGGACGGCAAGCAGCGCGTGACGGCGTACGAGTCGAGCCTGGGATGGGCGCCCACCGGGGTGTGGGTCGCCGGCGACACGCTCTACGTGCTCGAAGGCCGGCATCCGTTCGGCGACAGCGTGCGCGTGGTCGAGGCGCGCAATGGGCGCGGCAGCGTCCGCGCCAAAGTGCCGTAAGCGGCGCGCGCGACTCGTGCTATCCTGCGCCGAAATCGTCCCACGCTGAGGCGGAACGCTTGCTGCTCGAACTGCGCGTCGAAAACTACGCCGTCATCGACAACGTCGCGGTCGAGTTCGGTCCCGGGCTGAACCTGCTCACCGGCGAGACCGGCGCCGGCAAATCCATCCTCATCGACGCGCTCGCGCTGCTGTTCGGCGAGAAGGCCTCGGCGGACGTGGTGCGCCACGGCGCGGAGAAGGCCGTGGTCTCCGCGGTCTTCGACGCGCCCGCGAAGCAGATCGAGCCCATCCTGGAAGCCAACGGGCTGGACGCCGACGGCGCGCAGCTCATCCTGCGGCGCGAGATCGCCGCCGGCGGCAAGGGGCGCGTCTTCGTCAACAACCAGCCCGCGACGGTCGCGGTCCTCAAGCAACTCGCGCCCGTGCTGGGCGCCATCCACGCGCAGAGCGAATCCATCGTGTCGTTCGACGCCGGCGAGCGCCTCGTGCTGCTCGATCGCTACGCCGACCTCGACACCGCCGCGGTCGCCGACACCTACACCAAGTGGAACGGCATCCGGCAGCGCATCGCCGACCTGCAGCAGGGCGAGCAGGACCGCCTGCGGCTGGTGGACTTGTGGAGCTTCCAGAAAAAGGAGATCGAGCAGGCCAAGCTGGTGGAAGGCGAAGACGAGAAGCTGGAGACCGAGAAGCGCGTGCTCGCCAACGCCGAGAAGCTCTACCAGGCGGCGATGACCGCCTACGGGCAGCTCTACGACTCGACCGGCTCCTCGGCCGCGACCATGCGGGCGGCGGGGAAGTCGCTCGACGAGCTGGCGCGCTTCGATCCCAGGTTTGCCGACTCGGCCGCCACGCTCGCCTCGGCGCGCGCCGTGGTCGAGGATCTCGGCGCGACGCTGCGCGACTACGCCGAGAGCATCAATGCCTCCCCTGAGCGGCTGGCGGAGATCGAAGACCGGCTCGCGCTCCTCGACCGGTTGAAGCGGAAGTACGGCGCGACGCTCGCCGACGTGATCGCCTTCGGCGCCGACGCCGCGCGCAAGCTCAACGAGATCGAGAACAAGGACGAGGTGCTGCGGGAGCTGAACAGGGAACTCGCCGCCGCGGCCGAGGGCTACCTGAAGCTCGCCCGCGCGCTCTCCAAGAAGCGCTACGACGCGGCGAAGGAGCTGGAGAAGCTGGTGGAGGACGAGGTCAACGACCTGGCGATGAAGGCGAAGTTCAAGGTCGAGCTCGCCGGTTCCGACGAGCAGGCGAACTGGGCCTCGACCGGCTTCGACCAGGTGCAGTACATGATCGCCACGAATCCGGGGGAGCCGCTGCATCCGGTCGAGCAGATCGCCTCGGGCGGCGAGCTTTCGCGCGTGTTGCTCGCGCTGAAAGCGACCATTGATTCGTCGAACCGCAAGAAGCGCGAGCCGCGCACGCTGGTGTTCGACGAGATCGACACTGGCATCGGCGGGCGCGCCGCCGAGGCGGTGGGGAAAAAGCTGAAATCGCTGGCGCGTGTCGAGCAGGTGCTGTGCATCACGCATCTGCCGCAGATCGCGTCGTTCGCCGACCAGCACTTCGCCCTCGAGAAGCGCGAAGCCGCGGGCCGCACCAAGACGTCGGTCCGCCGCCTGGAAAACAAGGAGCGCACCGAGGAGATCGCGCGTATGCTTTCGGGGGCCAAGGTTACCGACACATCCTTGAAGCACGCCGAGCAGATGCTCAAGGCCAACGCGTAGCGCCGGCGAGTCGCCGGCGCCTACCTCAAGCTCTACAGGAGGCAGCATGGGAACACCGCCCATCACTCCGGCCCCGCCCCTCGAGAACGCTCCACGCCCCAACTGGTGGTCGCGCAACTGGAAGTGGTTTGTCCCGGTCGGCTGCCTGACCATCGTCGCGGTGTTCGCGGCGTTCGTCGCCTCGGTCGTCTTCCTGGCCATGGGCGCGATGAAGAATGCGGACGTCACGCAGGCCGCGCTCAAGAAGGCGCAAGCCAATCCCACGCTTCAGAAGCGGCTGGGCACGCCCATCGAGGTCACCAACTTCGTTTCCGGCTCCATCAACCAGGCCGGCACGTCGGGCAAGGCGGACCTCACGATCCCGATCCAGGGGCCGAAGGGGAAGGCGACGATGTACGCGGACGCCACCCGGTTCGCCGGCGAGTGGAAGTTCAACCGGCTGGAGGTCGGGTTCGAGGGCGACCCGAACCGCCTGGACCTGCTGGAGCAGTCGCCGCCGGAACCGCCCGACCACTGATGCTGCACCGCTTGTGTGCAGTGGTTCAATCCCGACCAGATCGGTCGGGTAGGGGAGCTCCGCTCAGGTGTCATATCTCACCGTTCGCTGCCAAGTTCCGCCCTTTCAAGCGGTTACGTTGACCACCCGGCTTCCCGCCGCCTATCCTCTAACTACCGGAAGTCCGCAAAAACCGGTAAACTGACTAACAGATGACCGCTGCCAGCAACGGGAAAAGACTGCTTCTTTTGAAGCCCAGGGGCTTCTGCGCGGGCGTAGTCCGCGCCATCGACATCGTGCGCATCGCGCTCGACACCTTCGGCCCGCCCATCTACGTCCGCAAGGAGATCGTGCACAACCGCTACGTGGTCGAGGACCTGACGAATAAGGGCGCCATCTTCGTGGACGAGATCGACGAAGTGCCCGCGGGCGAGCGCGTGATCTACAGCGCGCACGGCGTCTCGCCCGAAGTGCGCGAGGCGAGCGAGTCGCGCAAGCTGCGCGTCATCGACGCCACCTGCCCGCTGGTCACCAAGGTGCACGTGGAGGCGGTGAAGTACGCCAAGGAAGGCTACAGCATCATCCTGATCGGCCACCGCGACCACGACGAGGTCATCGGCACGCTGGGCGAGGCGCCCAATGTCACGCAGGTCGTCGGCACGCCGGAAGAGGTCGCGAGCCTCAACGTGCCCGACCCGGAGCGCGTCGCCTACATCACGCAGACCACGCTCTCGCTCGACGAGACCAAGGACATCATCGCCGCGCTGCGCAGAAAGTTTCCCAGGATCAAGGGACCGCACGCGCAGGACATCTGCTACGCCACCGAGAACCGCCAGATCGCGGTGAAGCAGGTCTCGCCCCAGGCCGACCTGCTGCTGGTCGTCGGCTCGGACAACAGCTCGAACTCCAACCGGCTGGTCGAGGTCGGGCGCAACATCGGACACAAGTCGTACCTGATCGAGAACTTCCGCGCCATCAAGCCGGAGTGGCTCGAGGGCGTGGGCTCGGTCGCGCTCACCGCCGGGGCCTCCGCGCCGGAGTGCCTGGTCGAGGAAGTGGTGGCGTTCCTGAAGAACGCCGGCTATGCCACGGTCGAGGAAGTCGAAGTGATGCCCGAGAACGTCCGCTTCGGCCTGCCGCCCGAGATCGTGGAAGCCATCGCGCCCGCACCCGCGGTCGCCGCGGAGTAACCACTCCATGGCTGCACCCACCCAGGGGCCGACCGGTCGCGAGCCGAAGCTCACCTTCGGCAAACTCGACGCCGCCAGCGTCGCGCCCGCCATCGCCGCGGCGCGCGACTACCTGCTCTCCATCCAGGACGAGCAGGGTTACTGGTGCGGCGAGCTCGAAGCCGACACCACGCTCGAGTCCGATTACATCCTGCTGCACCGCCTGCTCGGCACCGACGCCGACGCGAAGATCACCGAGCGCATCCGCAAGGCCGCCAACTACATCCTCCAGCACCAGAACGAAGACGGCGGCTGGAGCATCTTCGCCGGCGGCCCCTCGAACATCTCGGCCACCGTCAAGGCGTACTTCGGGCTGAAGCTCGCGGGCTACACCGCGGAGCACCCGGCGCTGGTGCGCGCGCGCAAGGTCATCATGGACCTGGGCGGAGTGACCGAGGTCAACACCTTCACCAAGATCTATCTCTGCTTCTTCGGGCAGTACGACTACGACGCGGTCCCGGCTATCCCGCCGGAGATCGTCCTGTTCCCGAACTGGTTCTGGTTCAACATCTATGAGATCAGCTCGTGGTCGCGCGCCATCCTGGTGCCGCTCTCGATCGCGTACGCCAAGAAGCCGTTCAAGAAGATCCCGCAGGAGATGGGCATCGACGAGCTGTTCCCGCACGGCCGGCAGGGGACCAAGCTGCACCTGCACTGGTCGAAGAAGCTGGTGTCGTGGCGCAACTTCTTCCTCGTGCTGGACCGCATCACGCACCTGTTCGAGCGCGTGCACGTGCGGCCGCTGCGCTCCATCGCCATTAAGAGCGCGCAGAAGTGGATGATGGCGCGGCTGGAGAAGTCCGACGGCTTGGGCGCCATCTATCCCGGCCTGATGAACTCCATCATCGCGATGCGCTGCCTCGGAGTCTCGCTCGACGATCCGCAGCTCATCCGCGCCATCGACGAGTTCGAGGCGCTCGGCATCGAGGAAGGCGACACCTTCCGCATGCAGCCGTGCAAGTCGCCGGTGTGGGACACCGCCTATGCCATGTTCGCGCTCGGCGAAGCGGGCGTGCCGCGGGGCGATACCCGCATGGTCAAGGCCGGCGACTGGATCCTGCAGAAGCAGGTGCGCACCAAGGGCGACTGGGCGGTGAAGGTGCGCAACACGCTGCCCGGCGGCTGGTACTTCGAGTTCAACAACGAGTTCTATCCCGACGTGGACGACACCGCGATGGTGGGCCTGGCGCTCACGCACGTGCAGCATCCCAACGAGCGCTACCAACACGAGAGCGTGCAGCGCGCCATCGACTGGGTGCTCGCCATGCAGTGCAAGGACGGCGGCTGGGCGTCGTTCGACAAGGACAACGACCGCATGGTCTTCCAGTACGTCCCGTTCGCCGACCACAACGCGATGCTCGATCCCGCGACGGTCGACATCACCGGGCGCGTGCTCGAGATGCTGGCGGCCTACGGCCACACGCGCGACGAGAAGCCGGTGCGCCGCGCGCTCGAGTTCCTGCGGAAGAACCAGGAGTCCGACGGCGCGTGGTTCGGCCGCTGGGGCGTGAACTACATCTATGGCACCATGCAGGTGCTGCGCGGCTTCGAGGCGATGGGCGAAGACGTGCACGAGCCGCACATCCAACACGCCGCGGAGTGGCTGCGCTGCATGCAGAACTCCGATGGCGGCTGGGGCGAGACCTGCGGCAGCTACGACGACCCGCACACGCGCGGCGTCGGGCCGAGCACGCCCTCCCAGACCGCCTGGGCTGTCCTCGGGCTGCTCGCCGCCGGCGACACGCGCTCCGATT
Proteins encoded:
- the recN gene encoding DNA repair protein RecN: MLLELRVENYAVIDNVAVEFGPGLNLLTGETGAGKSILIDALALLFGEKASADVVRHGAEKAVVSAVFDAPAKQIEPILEANGLDADGAQLILRREIAAGGKGRVFVNNQPATVAVLKQLAPVLGAIHAQSESIVSFDAGERLVLLDRYADLDTAAVADTYTKWNGIRQRIADLQQGEQDRLRLVDLWSFQKKEIEQAKLVEGEDEKLETEKRVLANAEKLYQAAMTAYGQLYDSTGSSAATMRAAGKSLDELARFDPRFADSAATLASARAVVEDLGATLRDYAESINASPERLAEIEDRLALLDRLKRKYGATLADVIAFGADAARKLNEIENKDEVLRELNRELAAAAEGYLKLARALSKKRYDAAKELEKLVEDEVNDLAMKAKFKVELAGSDEQANWASTGFDQVQYMIATNPGEPLHPVEQIASGGELSRVLLALKATIDSSNRKKREPRTLVFDEIDTGIGGRAAEAVGKKLKSLARVEQVLCITHLPQIASFADQHFALEKREAAGRTKTSVRRLENKERTEEIARMLSGAKVTDTSLKHAEQMLKANA
- a CDS encoding 4-hydroxy-3-methylbut-2-enyl diphosphate reductase, encoding MTAASNGKRLLLLKPRGFCAGVVRAIDIVRIALDTFGPPIYVRKEIVHNRYVVEDLTNKGAIFVDEIDEVPAGERVIYSAHGVSPEVREASESRKLRVIDATCPLVTKVHVEAVKYAKEGYSIILIGHRDHDEVIGTLGEAPNVTQVVGTPEEVASLNVPDPERVAYITQTTLSLDETKDIIAALRRKFPRIKGPHAQDICYATENRQIAVKQVSPQADLLLVVGSDNSSNSNRLVEVGRNIGHKSYLIENFRAIKPEWLEGVGSVALTAGASAPECLVEEVVAFLKNAGYATVEEVEVMPENVRFGLPPEIVEAIAPAPAVAAE
- the tolB gene encoding Tol-Pal system beta propeller repeat protein TolB — translated: MAMQALLAAQTDWIKTGTGLGVEKIRLAAADFKAGADPRAAELNKTFNDTLWNDLDQAGIFDMVSKSFYPLAQPGQPSEVRLDAWGNPPPNANMLAFGNLNVSGDDVAVLGWLYDVKNPQSPQVLGKQYREKATQQNARLIAHRFANEIILRLGGGINGIAETKIFFISNRTGNKEVWMMDYDGQGQTRLTKDGSIALSPAVSPDGARVAYVSFTSGNADLAMYSLELGRRVAFARLGGANTAPSWTPDGKLLFSSSSRGGDPEIFMAEASGSNPRRLTAYRGPDGQPTINRKSGGQVAWVSGRTGLPQIYVMDADGANVQRLTEQGYAVSPAWSPNGQLLAFAWRRNYGPGAPGGQDIYIMDVTTRQWVQLTHEGMNDFPSWSPDGRHIVFQSRRGGSDQIWTMLADGTRQHALTSSGSNTQPNWSWK
- a CDS encoding TonB family protein, whose translation is MVREDIYVDQEGWKQPLALSTAFHFALIGSMFAYAWLAGETHGENWGGLGGGGGAMSATLVSNASIPLPAPQVETENVLANESKGLSESLPKEVEKPTPEAIPIPDKTAKKVSERAKPTEPPKKPQQAASNQIPFGQGGPVSGPYGVFNSGGAKGGFGFTGGGGDFGSRYAWYVQIVRNKVSENWLKYEVDPSISTARRVYITFDIARSGEPSNVQVEQSSGIPSLDISATRAIQRIDTFGPLPPDYPGNKVSVEFWFDYRR
- the pal gene encoding peptidoglycan-associated lipoprotein Pal, coding for MTYTKKSSVILLALLAAVLVVGCKKKPVQTAPPPPPPPAPTASLSANPDAIEAGQATTLTWRTENATDVSIEGIGPVEPSGSRQVSPVQSTTYRLTAKGAGGAQEATARVTVAQPAPRQEISLTDEQLFQQNVKDVFFDYDSYEIRADQQSAIAAAASFLKTRPNWKVTIEGHCDERGSIEYNLTLGTNRAEAVKNALVQQGVSAGNLRTVTFGKEKPFCNESNETCWQQNRRGHYVLNK
- a CDS encoding 2Fe-2S iron-sulfur cluster-binding protein translates to MSTPGPLFRPYDKLVKITVKGRVVEVPDNNMVLRALQYVAQENIAYGRFCWNEECQYCRITFDMGEGTPSHTAISCKLMVKDGMRITQMDTELRYCLRDVEGAEAKKP
- a CDS encoding cytochrome c oxidase assembly factor Coa1 family protein, with product MGTPPITPAPPLENAPRPNWWSRNWKWFVPVGCLTIVAVFAAFVASVVFLAMGAMKNADVTQAALKKAQANPTLQKRLGTPIEVTNFVSGSINQAGTSGKADLTIPIQGPKGKATMYADATRFAGEWKFNRLEVGFEGDPNRLDLLEQSPPEPPDH
- a CDS encoding biopolymer transporter ExbD, with the protein product MAFTTPQGRTQTSLSEINVTPFVDVVLVLLIIFMITAPVLQSGIEVAVPKTKTVKEITEERIVISIDKQQRVYLGNDTVNINEIAAKLRQKVRDPEHQSIYLRADENVPFGAFATVMDAVKSSGITNVSIVTEPLKEGGK
- the tolQ gene encoding protein TolQ; the protein is MAILVPGGEIVNLIAQSGPVAKLVLVILFLFSLLSWAIILSKWAALRRARSQSGRFVRMFRKSQRLEDVAAVAEQFTPSPLVAVFDYGYREYKRQTNPGGRLRSLDAVQRATQIAASEELTRMERRLPLLATTGAVTPFIGLFGTVWGIIDAFHGLGTAGAATLRAVAPGISEALITTAAGLFAAIPAVIAYNAFAHSLREFGARMDDFAAEFLNTVDRGGEGQ
- a CDS encoding tetratricopeptide repeat protein yields the protein MKRLFTSLLIVALAAPAFAANKDMVQLQTQVQNLQDSMARMQQSFDERMGVMKNLIEQSTDNMNRLNANVETLTKSLQQQSNDAGARTDQVSQQIQALHDSVDELKARLAKMQTQLDQMGQQQQNLQALPQGANQAPPPDVLYQSALRDMTANKLQLADQEFRDFLKFYPDNELAGNAQFYVADIEYKQGNFQAAVQDYDKVIEQYPGGNKVASAQLRKGYALLELGQRDAGVKELQSLIARYPRSSEAAQAQQRLAQLGVSRKPSPKRTAPR